From a single Alkalibacter saccharofermentans DSM 14828 genomic region:
- the dapD gene encoding 2,3,4,5-tetrahydropyridine-2,6-dicarboxylate N-acetyltransferase — MTTNEELKKQFDLTNPYEIAKYIKAVQKQTPVKAYINGDFTEADLEGMEYYGLPSSFTLFGESDIVLPFIDKNKEKIKSCRVENDRRNSAVPMLDMTAVDARIEPGVFIREGAHIGKSCVLMMGAVINIGANIGDGTMIDMNAVVGARGQLGKNVHLGAGAVVAGVLEPPSKTPVIIEDDVVIGANAVILEGVKVGKGSVVAAGAIVTKDVPSGTVVAGSPAKVIKDIDDKTKSKTELLDDLRG, encoded by the coding sequence ATGACTACAAACGAAGAATTAAAAAAACAATTTGATCTTACCAACCCTTATGAGATTGCAAAATACATAAAGGCGGTACAAAAACAAACACCTGTAAAAGCCTATATCAACGGTGACTTCACAGAAGCAGACCTTGAAGGCATGGAATACTACGGTCTTCCTAGTTCCTTTACATTATTTGGAGAAAGCGATATAGTCTTGCCGTTTATCGATAAAAACAAAGAGAAAATCAAATCCTGCAGAGTCGAAAATGACAGAAGAAACTCAGCAGTTCCCATGCTTGACATGACTGCTGTGGATGCTAGAATCGAACCAGGCGTCTTTATCAGAGAAGGTGCACATATAGGGAAAAGCTGCGTTCTGATGATGGGTGCGGTTATAAACATAGGTGCAAACATAGGAGACGGAACCATGATCGACATGAATGCCGTAGTAGGCGCTAGAGGCCAGCTAGGCAAAAACGTACATCTTGGAGCAGGCGCTGTGGTAGCAGGCGTATTAGAACCCCCAAGCAAGACTCCTGTTATTATCGAGGACGATGTAGTCATAGGAGCAAACGCAGTTATATTGGAAGGCGTAAAAGTCGGAAAAGGTTCCGTGGTAGCTGCCGGAGCAATCGTTACAAAAGATGTTCCTTCAGGCACCGTGGTAGCAGGATCTCCTGCAAAAGTCATTAAGGATATTGATGATAAAACTAAAAGCAAGACAGAGTTGCTTGATGATCTTAGAGGATAA
- a CDS encoding ice-binding family protein, with the protein MNLRKSFGSTSLILALSLILLLMPASVVASEPTVGLGTTESFAVLAGTTITNTGSTVISGDAGGNIGVSPGSSVTGFPPGTVQDGTIHLNDAEAIQAQADLVTAYNDAAGRPVTSDMTGQDLGGMTLTPGVYFFSSSAQLTGTLTLDAQGDPEAVFIFQIGSTLTTASNSRVSLINGAQYCRVFWQVGSSATLGTSTEFVGHIFALTDITANTNATVQGQLLARNGAVTLDSNTITNGTCTDVPPSSETNGSDDTETEPGTNGSDDTETEPGTNGSDDTETEPEANGSDTSATTTDTTTKDQQEIPKTGENINYVIVGLVLLGLAFGLTFIRHRSRQI; encoded by the coding sequence ATGAACTTGCGAAAAAGTTTTGGATCCACATCTTTAATATTGGCATTATCTCTGATTCTCCTGTTGATGCCGGCAAGTGTAGTAGCATCCGAACCAACTGTCGGTCTGGGAACAACGGAATCATTTGCGGTTCTAGCCGGTACTACGATAACCAATACAGGCTCAACCGTGATTAGTGGCGACGCCGGTGGGAATATAGGAGTTTCTCCTGGCAGTTCGGTCACTGGATTTCCACCTGGAACAGTTCAAGACGGAACTATTCATCTAAACGATGCTGAAGCCATCCAAGCACAGGCAGACCTTGTCACCGCTTACAATGACGCAGCCGGTCGCCCGGTCACCTCTGATATGACCGGGCAGGATCTGGGCGGAATGACACTCACACCTGGAGTCTATTTCTTTTCCTCATCGGCCCAATTGACAGGGACTCTGACCCTTGATGCTCAGGGAGACCCCGAAGCTGTCTTCATATTCCAGATAGGCAGCACACTTACAACAGCATCTAACAGCAGAGTCAGTCTCATCAATGGAGCACAGTACTGTAGGGTATTTTGGCAAGTAGGAAGCTCCGCGACTTTGGGTACAAGCACAGAATTTGTAGGTCATATTTTCGCTTTGACAGATATAACTGCCAACACTAATGCGACAGTGCAGGGTCAACTACTGGCAAGAAACGGTGCTGTCACTCTCGATAGCAACACGATCACTAATGGCACATGTACAGATGTGCCGCCATCATCTGAAACAAATGGTTCTGACGACACTGAGACGGAACCGGGAACAAATGGTTCTGACGATACTGAGACGGAACCGGGAACAAACGGTTCTGACGATACTGAGACGGAACCGGAAGCAAACGGATCGGATACTTCAGCAACAACTACAGATACGACAACAAAAGATCAGCAGGAAATCCCTAAAACCGGTGAAAATATCAATTATGTCATCGTGGGGCTAGTTTTATTAGGATTGGCTTTTGGCCTGACTTTCATCCGACATCGTTCACGACAAATTTAG
- a CDS encoding tetratricopeptide repeat protein, with protein sequence MKKMNLMTAAIFILLVFGLIAVPTQISANENEGVFNGLYLISGGDATLKNVDISILVNDKSSSRVNASYEVENTGEETIFLYMGMPLSNVNITEATYRFTPYVYNSRIVAGEMINHLIDGVALDYANWRTYSFEVPLRPGEIKTASISYTVENYYSEDGRLGFNIDLEHIKSWNSKPESIKVTASFNPRSVRIYNFDNRYAVNPTEMTPQYSLEWSFDETADFRDISFNYYPVDDKIKDELVKQRSSRIDAFLKEYENRDYAKAIEAGREYIQNSQPTEAHNLVYLLMADSYVQQREYNQVLAVYELIESTDLNFGELHKRIDNKMLINKITALENLKRYEEMYDLIMYEKLDPDLNYYLEQWLDESMARIPDSTLERIEEERKPPTAFEMFVRRFIDGNFTVILIAGGIIVALIVFLIYYIRKKKKKNFFF encoded by the coding sequence TTGAAAAAGATGAATCTAATGACCGCAGCCATTTTTATTTTACTGGTTTTCGGTCTGATAGCAGTTCCAACCCAGATATCCGCAAATGAAAACGAGGGTGTATTCAATGGCCTTTATCTTATAAGCGGGGGCGATGCAACTCTAAAAAACGTAGATATATCCATACTGGTCAACGATAAAAGCTCGTCCAGGGTAAATGCGTCATACGAGGTTGAAAATACAGGGGAGGAAACAATTTTTTTGTATATGGGCATGCCCTTGTCTAACGTGAACATCACTGAAGCAACATATCGCTTTACACCTTATGTATACAATTCTAGAATCGTAGCGGGAGAAATGATAAATCATCTGATAGATGGAGTGGCTCTTGATTATGCAAATTGGAGAACTTACAGCTTTGAAGTGCCCTTGAGACCGGGGGAGATTAAAACAGCAAGTATATCATATACGGTGGAGAATTATTATTCAGAAGATGGCAGGCTGGGGTTCAATATTGATTTGGAGCATATCAAGTCATGGAATAGCAAGCCGGAAAGCATAAAAGTAACTGCATCATTTAACCCCAGATCCGTTAGGATTTATAACTTTGATAATCGCTATGCGGTCAACCCCACAGAGATGACTCCCCAGTACAGCCTTGAGTGGAGCTTTGATGAAACTGCAGATTTCAGAGATATATCCTTTAATTACTATCCGGTTGACGATAAGATAAAAGACGAGCTTGTAAAACAGAGAAGTTCAAGAATAGACGCTTTCTTGAAGGAATATGAGAACAGGGACTATGCAAAGGCCATAGAGGCGGGAAGGGAGTATATCCAGAATTCTCAGCCCACAGAAGCGCACAATTTGGTATATCTTCTAATGGCAGATTCATATGTTCAACAAAGGGAATACAACCAGGTGTTGGCAGTCTACGAACTCATTGAATCGACAGACTTAAATTTTGGCGAGCTTCACAAACGGATTGACAACAAAATGTTGATTAACAAAATTACGGCATTGGAGAATCTCAAACGATATGAGGAAATGTATGATCTCATAATGTATGAAAAATTAGATCCTGACCTTAACTACTACCTTGAACAATGGTTGGATGAATCTATGGCTAGAATACCTGACAGCACGTTGGAGCGAATAGAGGAGGAAAGAAAGCCACCTACAGCTTTTGAGATGTTCGTAAGAAGATTTATAGATGGGAATTTCACGGTGATTCTAATTGCCGGCGGGATAATAGTTGCTTTGATTGTGTTTTTAATTTACTACATAAGAAAGAAAAAGAAGAAAAATTTCTTCTTTTAA
- the dapA gene encoding 4-hydroxy-tetrahydrodipicolinate synthase: protein MSVFKGSGVAIVTPFKDNKIDYPRLEQLIEWHIKEGTDAIIICGTTGETPCLSDEEQQDEIKFAVDVVKGRIPVIAGTGSNSTFHAVEMSKYADQVGADAVLVMNPYYNKGTQKGIVKHFEAVASSVSCPVIVYNVPSRTGLNISVDTMVELSKIKNITAVKEASGDILQVAEIARLCGEDFAIYSGNDNQVVPILSLGGIGVISVSANIIPKDMHDMVAKYLSGDVKGSLSLQLKMNGLNDALFIEANPIPIKAALKLMGMDTGEVRMPLTEMEEDHLKILESEMKAYGIL, encoded by the coding sequence ATGAGTGTATTTAAAGGATCAGGAGTAGCAATCGTAACACCATTTAAAGACAACAAAATAGATTATCCGAGGCTAGAGCAACTGATTGAATGGCACATCAAAGAAGGCACCGATGCAATCATTATTTGTGGGACTACAGGTGAGACGCCTTGCCTCTCTGACGAGGAGCAGCAAGATGAGATCAAGTTTGCAGTAGACGTAGTTAAAGGCAGGATACCAGTCATTGCAGGCACCGGAAGCAACAGCACCTTCCACGCTGTTGAGATGTCAAAATATGCAGACCAAGTGGGAGCCGACGCAGTACTTGTTATGAACCCCTACTACAACAAGGGTACTCAAAAGGGTATCGTCAAGCATTTCGAAGCAGTTGCAAGCAGCGTATCATGCCCTGTCATAGTCTACAATGTTCCCAGCCGAACGGGCCTTAACATTAGCGTTGACACCATGGTTGAATTGTCAAAGATAAAAAACATAACCGCTGTTAAAGAAGCTAGCGGAGACATATTGCAAGTAGCTGAAATAGCTAGATTGTGCGGGGAAGATTTTGCCATTTATTCGGGAAATGACAATCAGGTGGTGCCTATCCTATCTCTCGGCGGCATCGGAGTCATCAGCGTCAGTGCAAATATAATTCCTAAAGACATGCATGACATGGTTGCAAAATACCTCTCCGGAGACGTAAAAGGCAGCCTTAGTCTTCAACTTAAGATGAATGGCCTAAATGATGCATTGTTCATTGAAGCAAATCCCATACCTATAAAAGCTGCTTTAAAGCTAATGGGAATGGACACGGGAGAAGTTAGAATGCCTTTGACAGAAATGGAAGAGGATCATTTGAAGATTCTTGAATCAGAGATGAAAGCTTACGGAATACTTTAA
- the dapB gene encoding 4-hydroxy-tetrahydrodipicolinate reductase — MKILLSGCNGGMGKTISSLVAERDDMEIVAGFDSSQSPDSPFTVYTELEDVQEKIDAIIDFSHFSAFDKIVDFAEDKKIPLVMATTGLSQTDEDRLKELSKSIPVFRTANMSIGVNVLLGLVSQAEKMLQGFDIEIIEKHHNKKVDAPSGTALMLANAINESAAEKFTFTYGREGTSAKRQDKELGIHAVRGGTIAGEHTVLYAGDDENIEIKHTATSKKVFAKGAVEAARYIAVQKNGLYDMKKMLGL, encoded by the coding sequence ATGAAAATTTTACTCAGTGGATGCAACGGTGGAATGGGAAAAACCATATCATCTCTCGTAGCTGAGAGGGATGACATGGAAATAGTTGCCGGGTTTGACTCGTCACAATCGCCTGACAGCCCCTTTACCGTTTATACCGAACTGGAAGATGTACAAGAAAAGATTGATGCGATCATCGACTTTTCACACTTCAGCGCATTCGACAAAATAGTCGATTTTGCAGAAGACAAAAAAATACCATTGGTAATGGCTACTACCGGATTGAGTCAAACTGATGAAGATCGATTAAAAGAACTATCGAAGTCAATACCGGTATTTAGGACAGCAAACATGTCCATAGGAGTCAATGTCCTTCTCGGGCTTGTATCACAAGCTGAAAAGATGTTGCAAGGCTTTGATATTGAAATAATCGAAAAACACCACAACAAAAAAGTTGATGCTCCAAGCGGTACGGCACTGATGCTCGCAAATGCGATAAACGAAAGCGCAGCAGAAAAATTCACTTTTACTTACGGCCGTGAAGGCACCTCTGCCAAACGCCAGGACAAAGAGCTTGGAATACACGCCGTAAGAGGTGGTACTATCGCAGGCGAACACACCGTTTTGTACGCAGGTGACGATGAAAATATCGAAATCAAGCACACTGCGACTTCAAAAAAGGTGTTTGCTAAAGGAGCGGTGGAGGCTGCTAGATACATCGCCGTTCAAAAAAACGGACTTTACGATATGAAAAAAATGCTAGGTTTATAA
- a CDS encoding M20 metallopeptidase family protein, translating to MKVRENILNMLDEAIKIRRDLHMIPEEGYGEYKTNAYIKKYLKDLGYEPEDITDTGVYLLIEGNDKETTTALRADMDGLSVREETDVDYTSVHESMMHACGHDGHMTILLVFAKYLKDNDIKPEKNILLIFQPAEEGPGGAKAIVEEGLLLRYNVGEIFGCHIMPDVDQGIVAVKSGPMMAQTGEFYIDIKGKSSHAAVPHQGIDAVVIASSIVGSLQTVVSRNINPVKTSLLSIGTISGGERVNVVARHVSLSGTMRSYEEAVYDQMKMRVIEILKGYEIAFNCTIEYKFIDMYPPVTNDAAVHKSFIALLDKDEYKEADPMMIAEDFSYYQKAVPGVFFYLGSRNEELGYDYGLHDCRFNFDESILLNAVEVYARLAGRERS from the coding sequence ATGAAAGTAAGGGAAAATATATTAAATATGCTGGATGAAGCAATTAAAATAAGAAGAGATCTGCACATGATTCCTGAAGAGGGATATGGTGAATATAAAACAAATGCATATATAAAAAAATACTTGAAGGATTTAGGTTATGAGCCTGAAGATATTACTGATACGGGAGTCTATTTGCTGATTGAGGGAAATGACAAGGAAACAACGACAGCTTTGAGAGCGGATATGGACGGGTTGTCAGTAAGAGAGGAAACGGACGTGGATTACACATCTGTTCATGAAAGCATGATGCATGCATGTGGTCACGATGGTCACATGACTATTTTGCTTGTTTTTGCAAAGTACTTGAAGGACAATGACATAAAACCAGAAAAAAATATCCTGCTTATTTTTCAACCAGCTGAGGAGGGACCAGGCGGAGCAAAAGCAATTGTTGAAGAGGGACTCTTATTAAGATACAATGTAGGGGAAATATTCGGATGCCATATCATGCCGGATGTAGACCAAGGCATAGTAGCAGTAAAGTCGGGGCCAATGATGGCACAGACAGGAGAGTTTTACATCGATATCAAAGGCAAAAGCTCTCATGCGGCGGTGCCTCATCAAGGAATTGATGCGGTAGTAATAGCATCCAGCATTGTGGGATCTCTTCAGACGGTAGTCAGCAGAAATATAAATCCGGTTAAAACATCTTTGTTGTCAATTGGAACTATATCCGGGGGGGAAAGAGTCAATGTAGTAGCGAGACATGTGAGTCTTTCCGGAACGATGCGGTCTTATGAAGAAGCAGTTTACGATCAGATGAAAATGCGGGTAATTGAAATACTCAAAGGATATGAGATTGCATTTAATTGTACGATAGAATATAAATTTATAGACATGTATCCTCCTGTCACTAACGATGCGGCAGTTCATAAAAGTTTTATAGCTCTGCTTGATAAAGACGAATACAAGGAGGCTGATCCAATGATGATTGCTGAGGATTTTTCCTACTATCAAAAAGCGGTACCGGGAGTGTTTTTTTACTTGGGATCACGCAATGAAGAATTGGGATATGACTATGGACTGCATGACTGTAGATTTAATTTTGACGAGAGTATATTATTAAATGCTGTTGAGGTATATGCAAGACTTGCAGGTAGGGAGAGAAGTTGA
- a CDS encoding DUF975 family protein: protein MEFNSTDQMKNMGILRMRKNWLNSVAVLIISFFILSSISFIDGYFQVMHEIFGTQARNLTSLAGIQSIIFTGPISYGVALFFLNAARGNEGEIVHVFTGFKRFGTTFLCGLMQTIFIVLWSLLFIIPGIIAAINYSMAYYLLADYKSLSAMDALSMSKDIMKGHKGRYFNLLMSFVGWFVFSAVTLGLGYVYVMPYFNNTIAVFYQDLINGTDTDLIRKYAGDVQ, encoded by the coding sequence ATGGAATTTAATTCAACTGATCAAATGAAAAATATGGGAATATTGAGAATGAGGAAAAATTGGCTTAATTCTGTAGCTGTTTTGATCATCAGTTTTTTTATATTAAGCTCGATATCATTCATAGATGGTTATTTTCAAGTCATGCACGAAATTTTTGGAACACAGGCTCGAAACCTTACCAGTCTTGCTGGGATTCAATCGATAATATTTACAGGGCCAATATCCTATGGAGTAGCTTTGTTTTTTCTGAATGCAGCAAGAGGCAATGAGGGGGAAATAGTCCATGTTTTTACCGGGTTCAAGAGGTTTGGAACGACGTTTCTCTGTGGCCTTATGCAAACTATATTCATAGTGCTTTGGAGCTTGCTTTTCATAATTCCGGGAATTATAGCAGCTATCAATTATTCCATGGCATATTATCTGTTGGCGGATTATAAAAGCCTATCTGCAATGGATGCTCTGTCTATGAGCAAGGACATTATGAAAGGTCACAAGGGAAGGTATTTTAACTTGCTTATGAGCTTTGTGGGATGGTTTGTTTTTTCAGCAGTGACATTGGGGCTGGGTTACGTTTACGTCATGCCTTATTTCAACAACACAATTGCTGTTTTTTATCAGGATTTAATAAACGGAACAGATACTGACCTAATTAGAAAGTACGCCGGAGATGTTCAATAG
- a CDS encoding class I SAM-dependent DNA methyltransferase: MYDKLAYIYDNLINEDVDYDKMVNWLDIKIKEKNISANSLLEIGCGTGNVSIPLSKLGYNVTGMDISDEMLSVADEKSFAEGSSVRWMKGDVCNFANTEKYHAAVSCLDTINYILGEEDLDNAFKNIYNSLEKGGVFIFDINTKYRLKDVYGNHSFNYVSDDLCYIWNCFYDSENDISEFEIDFFVKAEGTNNYERFDEVHVQKAYEIEKIKYMLLNAGFDSVDAYDFLSETLPTSRSEKVGMVAFCN, from the coding sequence ATGTACGATAAACTGGCTTATATTTATGATAATTTAATAAATGAAGATGTGGATTACGATAAAATGGTAAACTGGCTAGATATAAAAATAAAAGAAAAAAATATCAGCGCCAACAGTTTGCTTGAGATAGGGTGCGGCACGGGAAATGTGTCCATACCATTGTCTAAGTTGGGATACAATGTTACCGGGATGGATATTTCGGATGAAATGCTTTCTGTGGCCGATGAAAAATCTTTCGCTGAAGGATCAAGCGTCAGGTGGATGAAAGGTGATGTTTGCAATTTTGCGAACACTGAAAAGTACCATGCAGCCGTATCTTGTTTAGACACCATCAATTATATATTAGGTGAAGAAGATTTGGATAACGCCTTTAAAAATATATATAATTCCCTTGAAAAGGGAGGGGTTTTCATTTTTGATATCAATACTAAATACAGACTTAAAGATGTTTATGGCAATCACTCATTTAATTACGTGTCAGATGATCTGTGTTATATATGGAATTGTTTTTATGATTCAGAAAATGATATCAGCGAGTTTGAAATAGATTTTTTTGTAAAGGCAGAAGGCACTAATAATTATGAAAGGTTTGATGAAGTTCATGTGCAAAAGGCATACGAGATTGAAAAAATAAAATATATGCTTTTAAATGCAGGATTTGACAGCGTTGACGCTTATGATTTTTTATCTGAAACCCTTCCCACATCTAGATCAGAGAAGGTTGGGATGGTTGCATTTTGCAACTAG
- the hslO gene encoding Hsp33 family molecular chaperone HslO, with product MKDNIISLKIEDVSARVFAVNSKEAVVRMQQVHNSSYTSTAAAGRVLSAAAMMSMALKSEKDKLSIQIKSDGPIKGIVAVVNSAGEIKIDIHQPDIYLPLKANGKLDVSSAVGKGTLTVVRDLGLKNPYVGTVDIVSGEIAEDFTYYFATSEQTPSVVALGVLLGENDDIKASGGYMIQLMPGCPDDVVKYLEDKISTAKSVTSMLEKDMAPMEMIKAIFPEKKIELIDSKNLEYKCDCSRDRFWDGLAMIKKEDVEKMIFEDGGAEVVCHFCNTKYSFTVEELKKIMEKSKKQA from the coding sequence ATGAAAGACAATATAATAAGCTTAAAGATAGAGGATGTGTCGGCAAGGGTTTTTGCAGTTAACAGCAAAGAAGCAGTCGTTAGGATGCAACAGGTACACAATTCTTCGTATACTTCTACTGCGGCGGCGGGAAGAGTCCTGAGTGCCGCTGCCATGATGTCAATGGCTCTTAAAAGCGAGAAGGATAAGTTAAGCATACAGATAAAAAGCGATGGCCCAATTAAGGGAATAGTAGCTGTGGTAAATTCAGCGGGAGAAATCAAAATAGATATTCATCAGCCGGACATTTATCTTCCACTGAAAGCTAATGGCAAGCTGGATGTTTCTTCAGCTGTAGGAAAAGGCACATTGACGGTGGTTAGGGATCTTGGGCTTAAAAACCCATATGTGGGTACTGTGGATATTGTCAGCGGAGAAATAGCCGAAGATTTTACATATTACTTTGCTACTTCCGAGCAAACACCATCAGTCGTTGCATTGGGTGTTTTGCTAGGAGAAAATGACGATATCAAAGCTTCTGGAGGGTACATGATTCAACTGATGCCAGGATGTCCTGACGATGTGGTAAAATACCTGGAAGATAAAATATCGACAGCAAAATCTGTCACATCCATGCTTGAAAAAGATATGGCGCCGATGGAAATGATAAAGGCGATTTTTCCAGAAAAAAAAATCGAGCTTATTGACAGCAAGAATTTGGAATATAAATGCGATTGCAGCAGAGACCGCTTTTGGGATGGTCTTGCCATGATAAAAAAAGAAGATGTTGAGAAGATGATATTTGAAGACGGTGGGGCAGAAGTTGTATGCCACTTCTGCAATACCAAGTATAGTTTTACTGTCGAAGAATTGAAGAAAATTATGGAAAAATCAAAAAAACAAGCATGA
- a CDS encoding cold-shock protein → MTNGTVKWFNAEKGYGFLSTDESGDVFVHFSALQMDGYKTLKEGQEVNFEIVEGEKGPQAANVNII, encoded by the coding sequence ATGACAAACGGTACTGTAAAATGGTTTAACGCTGAAAAAGGATACGGGTTTCTTTCAACTGATGAAAGCGGAGATGTTTTCGTACACTTCTCAGCATTGCAAATGGACGGCTACAAGACTTTAAAAGAAGGACAAGAAGTGAATTTCGAAATCGTTGAAGGCGAAAAAGGCCCTCAAGCTGCTAATGTTAACATTATATAG
- a CDS encoding aspartate kinase, protein MNIVVQKYGGTSVGNIDRIQNVAKRIIKKKEENHKIVVVVSAMGDNTDKLLEMAYQISENPPKREIDMLISTGEQVSIALLSMALNSMGHQAISLTGSQVGIKTTGHHTKSRIADIDDSTIKKHLKEDKIVIVAGFQGANEESDITTLGRGGSDTSAVAIASKLQCPCEIYTDVDGIYSLDPRVYPNAKKLDVISYEEMLEMASLGAGIMHTRAIELGQKYHIPIIVASSMGEKPGTVIKESEKNMESAVITGLAIDNNDVMITLNHVPYSIRTTADIFDSLAKKDINIDMISQTSPQDNSVSISFTTPKSELSDTRDILAFLAKKYPQISYGINEDISKLSVVGIGMRSHSGVAAQIFVLLAKAGIEVQMVTTSEIKISYAIDSADQQKAVNLIADAFEL, encoded by the coding sequence ATGAATATCGTAGTGCAAAAATACGGCGGAACTTCCGTCGGAAATATAGATAGAATTCAAAATGTAGCAAAGCGAATCATAAAAAAGAAGGAAGAAAATCACAAAATAGTGGTGGTCGTTTCAGCTATGGGCGACAATACCGACAAGCTTTTGGAAATGGCCTATCAGATTTCAGAAAATCCGCCAAAGCGGGAAATCGACATGCTTATTTCCACAGGAGAACAGGTATCCATTGCCTTATTGTCAATGGCTCTAAACAGCATGGGACATCAAGCTATATCATTGACAGGATCACAGGTAGGAATAAAGACCACAGGACATCATACAAAATCCAGGATTGCAGACATTGACGACAGCACGATAAAAAAACACCTAAAGGAAGATAAAATAGTCATAGTTGCTGGATTTCAAGGCGCCAACGAAGAGTCAGACATAACAACCTTAGGTCGTGGTGGCTCGGATACATCTGCTGTCGCCATAGCCAGCAAGCTACAGTGTCCTTGCGAGATATACACCGACGTAGACGGAATATATTCACTGGATCCTAGAGTTTACCCTAATGCAAAAAAACTAGACGTCATAAGCTACGAAGAGATGTTGGAAATGGCAAGTTTGGGCGCAGGCATAATGCATACAAGAGCGATCGAGCTAGGTCAAAAGTACCATATCCCAATTATAGTTGCATCCAGCATGGGGGAAAAACCAGGTACAGTTATCAAGGAGAGTGAGAAGAATATGGAAAGCGCGGTTATAACGGGCTTGGCAATTGACAATAACGACGTGATGATTACACTGAATCATGTTCCCTACAGTATAAGAACTACTGCAGATATCTTTGATTCACTGGCTAAAAAGGATATCAATATAGACATGATAAGTCAGACTTCCCCACAGGATAATTCGGTAAGCATATCATTTACTACGCCAAAAAGTGAATTGAGCGATACCAGGGACATCTTGGCTTTCCTGGCTAAGAAATACCCACAGATTTCTTATGGTATAAATGAAGACATATCTAAATTATCAGTTGTGGGAATTGGGATGCGAAGCCATAGTGGAGTTGCAGCTCAAATATTTGTGCTTCTTGCCAAAGCAGGCATTGAAGTTCAAATGGTTACAACCTCAGAAATCAAAATCAGTTATGCGATTGATTCTGCCGATCAACAAAAAGCAGTCAACCTTATTGCTGATGCATTTGAACTTTAA
- a CDS encoding aspartate-semialdehyde dehydrogenase has protein sequence MKKYNVAVVGATGMVGRKVLELLEERNFPIENFYPLASARSKGEELTFMGKTYTVQELTEKSFEQDIDIAIFSAGGGTSEKFSPIAAKNNVVVVDNSSAFRMDPTVPLVVPEVNPDDLKWHKNIIANPNCSTIQAVVALKPLHENYKIKRIVYSTYQAVSGSGIKGYEDLEKGVKGGTNEFYPHQIAFNCLPHIDVFLDNGYTKEEMKMIEETQKILGDDSLKITATAVRVPVFYGHSESVNLEFETPFELKEIRSLLSNSPGIVVEDDVANNIYPLARNAEGKNEVFVGRIRRDESVENGLNLWIVADNIRKGAAANAVQIAELLIKNNLLSR, from the coding sequence ATGAAAAAGTACAATGTCGCCGTCGTCGGTGCAACTGGAATGGTTGGAAGAAAGGTTCTGGAACTATTAGAAGAAAGAAATTTCCCAATTGAGAATTTTTACCCATTGGCATCGGCTAGATCAAAGGGCGAAGAACTGACTTTCATGGGAAAGACTTATACGGTACAAGAATTAACTGAAAAATCATTCGAACAAGATATTGATATTGCAATATTCTCTGCCGGCGGAGGAACCAGCGAAAAGTTTTCACCTATCGCTGCAAAAAATAATGTGGTGGTAGTGGACAACTCTTCAGCATTCAGAATGGATCCTACAGTACCACTGGTAGTGCCGGAAGTAAATCCGGATGATCTGAAATGGCACAAAAACATTATTGCCAACCCTAACTGCTCAACCATTCAAGCAGTAGTGGCATTAAAGCCCCTTCATGAAAATTACAAAATCAAAAGAATTGTATATTCCACATACCAAGCGGTTTCAGGATCAGGCATTAAAGGTTACGAAGATCTTGAGAAGGGCGTAAAGGGTGGAACAAACGAGTTTTATCCTCATCAAATCGCCTTCAACTGCCTTCCTCACATCGATGTGTTCCTAGACAACGGGTACACCAAGGAAGAAATGAAGATGATTGAAGAAACACAGAAAATACTTGGTGACGACTCACTTAAAATCACGGCTACAGCGGTAAGGGTTCCGGTATTTTATGGACACAGCGAAAGCGTCAACCTTGAATTCGAGACACCTTTTGAATTGAAAGAAATACGCAGCTTGCTTTCAAACTCACCGGGCATAGTGGTAGAAGACGACGTCGCCAACAACATTTATCCACTGGCAAGAAACGCAGAAGGCAAAAATGAAGTTTTTGTCGGCCGAATCAGACGCGACGAAAGCGTGGAAAACGGCTTGAATCTCTGGATAGTAGCAGACAACATCAGAAAAGGTGCAGCTGCCAACGCTGTTCAAATTGCAGAATTGCTAATTAAAAATAATTTATTAAGCAGGTGA